A single region of the Changchengzhania lutea genome encodes:
- a CDS encoding SixA phosphatase family protein: protein MKKLILVRHAKSSWKHHVVDHERPLNTRGFTDTDLVSKAFKSVGESIDLLISSDAMRAKTTASIFIDNLNIDKNIVQLNHNLYDFSGNDLLKVVKNCTANVNTLMVFGHNHAITWFVNAYGNDTIENVPTCGLSILEFDIDNWQDLKKGTTRMTIFPRDLK, encoded by the coding sequence ATGAAAAAATTAATACTTGTCCGTCATGCTAAATCTTCTTGGAAGCATCATGTAGTAGACCACGAAAGGCCTTTAAATACCCGCGGTTTTACAGATACTGATTTGGTTTCAAAAGCCTTTAAATCTGTTGGTGAGAGCATAGACTTACTTATAAGTAGCGATGCCATGCGTGCAAAAACCACCGCTAGCATATTTATTGACAACCTTAATATTGACAAAAATATCGTACAACTGAATCATAATCTTTACGATTTTTCTGGAAATGACTTGCTTAAAGTTGTTAAAAACTGTACTGCAAATGTAAACACGCTCATGGTTTTTGGACATAACCATGCCATTACTTGGTTTGTGAATGCTTATGGTAACGATACTATTGAAAATGTCCCCACTTGCGGCTTATCGATTTTAGAATTTGATATTGACAATTGGCAAGACTTGAAAAAGGGGACTACCAGGATGACTATATTTCCAAGGGATTTAAAGTAG